One part of the Brevundimonas sp. NIBR11 genome encodes these proteins:
- the pth gene encoding aminoacyl-tRNA hydrolase — MLIIAGLGNPGPKYEKNRHNVGFLAVDEIARRWRFGSERAKFQSVICEGEIEGQKILLMKPQTFMNNSGSAVGEAARFYKIPPKDIIVFHDEIDLAPGRFRMKTGGGAAGQNGVRSLISQLGADFRRARMGIGHPGEPHLVMPHVLGDFHKAEQPWLEAMLNACADALPFAVRGDDERYQGEVMRLAPAPKFSPRQAAHAAKGE; from the coding sequence ATGCTGATCATCGCCGGCCTCGGCAATCCCGGGCCCAAATACGAGAAGAACCGCCATAACGTCGGCTTCTTGGCCGTGGACGAGATCGCGCGCCGGTGGCGCTTCGGCTCGGAGCGGGCGAAGTTCCAGTCGGTGATCTGCGAAGGCGAGATCGAGGGTCAGAAGATTCTCCTGATGAAGCCTCAGACCTTCATGAACAACTCCGGCAGCGCCGTCGGAGAGGCGGCGCGCTTCTACAAAATCCCGCCAAAAGACATCATCGTCTTCCACGACGAGATCGACCTGGCCCCCGGCCGCTTCCGCATGAAGACGGGCGGCGGGGCGGCCGGCCAGAACGGGGTCCGTAGCCTGATCAGCCAACTCGGCGCCGACTTCCGCCGCGCCCGCATGGGCATCGGCCACCCCGGAGAGCCGCACCTGGTCATGCCCCACGTGCTGGGCGACTTCCACAAGGCCGAGCAGCCGTGGCTGGAGGCGATGCTGAACGCCTGCGCCGACGCCCTGCCCTTCGCGGTCAGGGGCGACGACGAACGCTATCAGGGCGAGGTCATGCGCCTGGCCCCCGCGCCGAAATTCAGTCCGCGACAGGCCGCGCACGCGGCGAAAGGCGAATAG